The following are encoded in a window of Funiculus sociatus GB2-C1 genomic DNA:
- a CDS encoding DNA polymerase III subunit gamma/tau, which produces MTYEPLHHKYRPQTFADLVGQEAIAQTLTNAIRSKRIAPAYLFTGSRGTGKTSSARILAKSLNCLSSNIPTDQPCGVCDVCFGITKGSALDVIEIDAASNTGVDNIREIIERAQYSPVQCRYKVYVIDEVHSLSTAAFNALLKTLEEPPKHVVFVLATTDPQRVLPTIISRCQRFDFRRIPLEAMVGHLLKIAHLENINITVEAMTLVAQVAQGGLRDAESLLDQLSLLSGQVTVEAVWDLVGAVPERDLMDLLQAIASNNPEAVLDKTRKLMDRGREPLIVLQNFAGFYRDLLIAKKAPNRPDLVALTAPTWKALCEFEGLDISTILLGQKHLKDSEVQIKNTTQPRLWLEVTLLGLLPDSLQSQKSVAQVPEFRVNNQPAKPETPKSTGLATPAQPSPSANLSQKEQTPPPQRENPQPASPVSAPAVSVQAESVTPTTQSTVVGQQSELEQVWQQVLDRLPLPGKALFSQHGYLLDIKGQIACVGISSAQLLNNYAKPKLASLEAAFQEVLQHKVKVNFQVGTATDSQSTAQSQTSSQGTTPPSLEVKEDSAANYQALPSQNQMPSKVPPQERIEANKKDLTAERTPPSVQAASSWQEDELAVRSDTQAVAIAAKRLADYFDGDIVNENGDLELIEPEIPQPPAQDIISPTPEPEQEWEDDDYVDF; this is translated from the coding sequence GTGACCTACGAACCCCTGCATCACAAGTATCGCCCTCAGACGTTCGCGGATTTGGTGGGACAAGAAGCGATCGCCCAAACTCTCACCAACGCCATCCGCAGCAAACGCATTGCCCCTGCCTATTTATTCACTGGATCCAGAGGGACGGGCAAAACTTCCAGCGCCCGAATTCTGGCAAAGTCGCTCAACTGTCTTTCTAGCAATATTCCTACGGATCAGCCTTGTGGAGTTTGCGATGTTTGCTTTGGAATTACTAAAGGTTCCGCGCTGGACGTGATTGAAATCGACGCCGCCAGCAACACAGGCGTAGATAACATTCGGGAAATCATCGAACGCGCTCAATATTCCCCAGTCCAGTGTCGCTATAAGGTTTATGTAATCGATGAGGTTCATAGCCTCAGCACGGCGGCGTTCAATGCCTTGCTGAAGACGCTGGAGGAGCCACCTAAGCACGTAGTCTTTGTCCTGGCGACAACGGACCCCCAGCGGGTGTTACCGACGATTATCTCTCGCTGTCAGCGGTTTGATTTTCGTCGCATTCCCCTAGAGGCAATGGTGGGTCATCTCTTAAAGATTGCCCATCTGGAAAATATTAATATCACCGTGGAGGCGATGACTCTGGTGGCGCAAGTAGCTCAGGGAGGCTTGAGGGATGCGGAAAGTCTCCTCGACCAACTAAGTTTATTATCCGGTCAGGTGACGGTGGAAGCCGTTTGGGACTTAGTAGGGGCGGTGCCAGAAAGAGATTTAATGGATTTGTTGCAGGCGATCGCATCTAACAATCCGGAAGCTGTTCTCGACAAGACACGCAAACTCATGGACAGGGGCAGAGAGCCTTTGATTGTCCTTCAGAATTTTGCTGGTTTCTACCGCGATTTGTTAATAGCTAAAAAAGCTCCCAACCGCCCTGACTTAGTTGCTTTGACTGCTCCAACTTGGAAAGCGTTGTGTGAGTTTGAAGGTTTAGATATTTCAACAATTTTGCTGGGGCAAAAGCACCTTAAAGATAGCGAAGTCCAGATTAAAAATACTACTCAGCCGCGTCTGTGGCTAGAAGTGACGCTGTTGGGATTATTGCCAGATTCTCTTCAAAGCCAAAAATCAGTCGCCCAAGTTCCGGAGTTTAGAGTCAACAATCAGCCTGCGAAACCGGAAACTCCCAAATCGACTGGATTAGCGACACCAGCCCAACCCAGCCCGTCTGCCAATTTATCCCAGAAAGAGCAGACACCGCCCCCACAGCGTGAAAATCCACAACCCGCTTCCCCTGTTTCTGCGCCCGCTGTTAGCGTACAAGCCGAAAGTGTTACACCAACGACGCAAAGTACGGTTGTTGGTCAACAATCCGAACTTGAGCAAGTTTGGCAACAGGTGCTGGATCGTCTCCCACTCCCAGGTAAAGCCCTTTTCAGCCAACACGGATATCTATTAGATATCAAAGGTCAAATAGCCTGTGTCGGTATCAGTTCGGCGCAATTGCTCAACAATTATGCCAAACCCAAATTAGCTAGCCTGGAAGCTGCTTTTCAAGAGGTTCTTCAGCATAAGGTCAAGGTTAACTTTCAAGTTGGGACTGCGACTGACTCGCAATCAACCGCCCAGTCACAAACTTCCAGTCAGGGGACAACACCGCCTTCTTTGGAGGTGAAGGAGGATAGTGCTGCTAACTATCAAGCCTTGCCTTCACAAAACCAGATGCCGTCAAAGGTTCCACCGCAGGAGAGGATAGAGGCTAACAAAAAAGATTTAACAGCTGAACGTACTCCACCCTCAGTGCAAGCAGCTTCTAGCTGGCAGGAGGATGAACTGGCAGTGCGTTCTGACACTCAAGCTGTAGCGATCGCTGCCAAACGCCTTGCCGACTATTTTGATGGTGATATTGTCAATGAAAACGGCGATTTAGAGTTAATCGAACCTGAAATTCCGCAGCCGCCAGCCCAAGATATTATTTCTCCTACCCCTGAGCCAGAGCAAGAGTGGGAAGATGATGATTATGTAGATTTTTAA
- the rbsK gene encoding ribokinase: MANCQKQLLAISNTSIMSKVIVFGSINMDLVARSHRLPVVGETLRGHDFFTAAGGKGANQAVAAARLGVPTQIVGRLGGDSFGRELLAGLQASSVDTGAVLVDEAAASGVAIITVDDAGENNIIIVAGANGRVNENDVERLKNLLPEAAALLLQLEIPMSAVLAAGEAGRKAGVRVILDPAPASLDIPQQLYPLVDIITPNEVEAGQLVGFPVDGQEAADKAATILLSWGVGNAIVKLGDRGVFCATSQEKFFVPAFRVQAVDTTAAGDAFNGALAAALAEGRSLREAVVWGAAAGAISATTAGAQPSLPDREMFNRFLGERGIFQTPR, from the coding sequence ATGGCTAATTGTCAGAAGCAACTATTAGCAATTAGCAATACTTCCATCATGAGCAAAGTAATTGTCTTCGGCAGCATTAATATGGATTTGGTAGCGCGATCGCATCGGTTGCCAGTCGTCGGGGAAACGCTGCGGGGACATGACTTTTTTACCGCCGCGGGTGGCAAAGGGGCGAATCAAGCGGTAGCAGCAGCCCGACTGGGGGTTCCAACTCAGATAGTGGGGCGTTTGGGCGGCGACAGTTTTGGGCGCGAACTCCTGGCAGGTCTTCAAGCTTCTAGCGTTGATACCGGGGCGGTGTTGGTGGATGAGGCAGCTGCTTCTGGTGTCGCTATTATTACTGTTGATGACGCTGGAGAAAATAACATTATCATCGTTGCTGGGGCTAATGGGCGCGTGAACGAGAACGATGTTGAACGCCTGAAAAATTTGTTACCTGAAGCCGCCGCCTTACTCTTACAGTTAGAGATACCGATGAGTGCTGTTTTAGCAGCAGGCGAGGCAGGGCGAAAGGCTGGTGTCCGAGTGATTCTCGACCCCGCACCAGCATCATTGGATATCCCACAGCAGCTTTACCCGTTGGTTGACATCATTACCCCTAACGAAGTGGAAGCGGGGCAGTTGGTGGGTTTTCCCGTAGATGGGCAAGAAGCTGCTGATAAAGCTGCCACAATTTTACTTAGTTGGGGTGTGGGAAACGCAATTGTAAAGTTGGGCGATCGCGGTGTCTTTTGTGCAACCTCTCAAGAGAAGTTCTTCGTTCCAGCTTTTAGAGTCCAGGCGGTTGACACAACTGCTGCCGGAGATGCCTTTAATGGTGCTTTGGCTGCGGCTTTAGCTGAAGGGCGTTCTCTACGGGAGGCGGTGGTGTGGGGTGCGGCTGCTGGTGCTATTTCTGCAACTACTGCTGGCGCACAGCCTTCTCTGCCTGATCGGGAGATGTTTAATAGGTTTCTGGGCGAGAGAGGTATTTTTCAAACGCCAAGGTAG
- the ebsA gene encoding type IV pilus biogenesis protein EbsA — MSIDQLQPAPQGDVSVYMPYYQGTKRNMLPLAISLYQKGSLEGNRKIEGGESIPFVATWYVSKMPIELTRCRLQFDGNAELSYEVMMANSELVDFLIDVIMNYKRTRSIDFSQAFYRKLLRADS, encoded by the coding sequence ATGTCAATCGACCAACTTCAGCCTGCACCCCAAGGGGATGTCAGTGTTTATATGCCCTACTACCAGGGTACCAAGCGTAATATGTTACCCTTGGCAATTAGCTTGTATCAAAAAGGATCTTTAGAAGGTAATCGCAAAATAGAAGGCGGCGAAAGCATTCCTTTTGTTGCCACCTGGTATGTCTCTAAAATGCCCATAGAGCTTACCCGTTGCAGATTGCAGTTTGATGGGAATGCGGAGCTGAGTTACGAAGTGATGATGGCAAATTCGGAGTTGGTCGATTTTTTAATCGACGTAATTATGAATTACAAGCGCACTCGCTCAATCGACTTTTCTCAGGCGTTCTATCGCAAGCTGCTACGTGCAGACAGTTGA
- a CDS encoding DRTGG domain-containing protein, giving the protein MPKSAKYLLIGSTEAYSGKSAAILGIAHQLKERGLDIAYGKPLGTCLSESQTDAMEEDVRLLATVLKLPDNRVCPTLLSLDEETIQRRLSGVDQRDYRESLEQYRMVPGAKLVLLEGPGNLEEGSLFDLSLGQVAAAVDAAVLLVARFHSVLLVDALLSAKERLGDRLLGVLINDIPSNNLEDAQKFVRPFLERQGIPVLAMLPRSELLRSVSVRELVHQLKAEVLCRPDRLDLMVQSLTIGAMNVNSALKYFRKGMNMAVVTGGDRTDIQLAALETSTQCLILTGQLPPQHFILSRAEDLEIPILSVDLDTLTTVGIIDRAFGQVRLHEPIKIECIRQMMAEHFDIDRLMGTLGLEAAVTVQ; this is encoded by the coding sequence GTGCCAAAATCAGCTAAATATTTGCTAATAGGGTCAACAGAAGCTTACAGTGGCAAGTCAGCAGCAATCTTAGGGATTGCCCACCAGCTCAAAGAAAGAGGACTGGATATCGCCTACGGTAAACCACTAGGTACTTGTTTAAGCGAGTCGCAAACGGATGCGATGGAGGAGGATGTCCGGTTACTGGCAACTGTGTTGAAATTACCAGATAACCGGGTTTGCCCAACTCTGCTGTCTCTAGATGAGGAGACAATTCAAAGACGCTTATCGGGAGTTGACCAGAGGGATTATCGCGAGTCTCTTGAGCAATATCGCATGGTGCCTGGGGCAAAGTTGGTATTGTTGGAAGGGCCGGGTAATTTGGAGGAGGGGAGCTTGTTCGACTTGTCTTTGGGACAGGTCGCTGCTGCTGTTGACGCGGCGGTTTTACTGGTGGCGCGTTTTCACTCGGTGTTGTTGGTGGATGCTTTGTTATCAGCTAAGGAGAGACTGGGCGATCGCTTGTTGGGTGTTTTGATTAACGATATTCCCTCTAATAATCTGGAGGATGCCCAGAAGTTTGTGCGTCCTTTTCTGGAACGGCAGGGGATTCCGGTGCTGGCAATGTTGCCACGCAGTGAATTGCTGCGGAGTGTCAGCGTTCGGGAATTGGTACACCAGCTGAAGGCAGAAGTGCTTTGCCGTCCGGATCGGTTAGATTTGATGGTGCAAAGCTTGACAATTGGCGCAATGAATGTAAACTCAGCGCTGAAGTATTTCCGGAAGGGAATGAATATGGCGGTGGTAACTGGAGGCGATCGCACAGACATCCAACTAGCCGCCCTGGAAACTTCTACCCAGTGTCTGATTTTGACTGGTCAACTGCCGCCGCAACACTTTATCCTCAGCCGCGCGGAAGATTTAGAGATCCCGATTCTCTCGGTTGACCTGGATACGCTAACAACTGTAGGAATTATCGATCGTGCCTTTGGTCAGGTACGGCTACACGAACCGATCAAAATAGAGTGTATCCGCCAGATGATGGCGGAACACTTCGATATTGACCGCCTTATGGGGACTTTGGGTTTGGAAGCAGCAGTGACGGTGCAATAA
- a CDS encoding glycosyltransferase, with translation MPENSWPENDSYNELEPLDSLLSECRDAIQGVSTEEFESEFFQGLAGRRRKAAFALTVIWGSTVALHFIVWGSWLVVGLTALLFIQALRVVFARPLKLPEPLSEETKDQWPYVSLLVAAKNEEAVIGRLVRTLCNQDYPVDRYEVWVIDDHSTDRTPLLLEQLAKEYRQMKVLRRPANASGGKSGALNQVLPLTRGQIVGVFDADAQVPTDMLRRVCPSFQREAVGAVQMRKAIANASLNFWTRGQKAEMAFDTFLQQQRIAIGGIGELRGNGQFVRRTALESCGGWNEETITDDLDLTFRLHLDQWDIDFVIFPAVQEEGVTNAIALWHQRNRWAEGGYQRYLDYWRLLVSNRMGTLKTLDLFSFTIIQYILPAAAVPDCLMALVRNRPPVLAPISSFAITLPLLGIFIGLRRISKQEKFRASNFFDTLVATLRGVFYLFHWILIMASTTARMSVRPKRLKWVKTVHHGTGDESLEF, from the coding sequence ATGCCGGAGAATTCCTGGCCCGAAAACGATTCTTACAACGAGCTTGAACCGCTCGATTCTCTTTTGTCTGAATGTAGAGACGCAATTCAGGGCGTCTCTACAGAAGAATTTGAGAGCGAGTTTTTTCAGGGACTAGCAGGACGCCGCCGCAAAGCGGCGTTTGCCTTAACGGTAATTTGGGGCAGTACTGTTGCTCTGCATTTTATTGTCTGGGGTTCATGGTTAGTTGTGGGACTGACAGCGTTGCTGTTTATTCAGGCATTGCGCGTCGTGTTTGCTCGCCCCTTAAAGCTCCCGGAGCCTTTATCTGAAGAAACCAAAGACCAATGGCCTTATGTTTCCTTGTTAGTGGCGGCCAAAAATGAAGAAGCCGTTATTGGCAGATTGGTGAGGACACTGTGTAATCAAGATTACCCCGTAGATCGGTATGAAGTGTGGGTGATTGACGATCACAGCACTGACCGAACGCCACTATTGTTAGAGCAACTGGCTAAAGAATATCGTCAGATGAAAGTGCTGCGGCGACCTGCTAATGCGAGTGGCGGCAAGTCGGGGGCGCTTAATCAGGTGTTACCTTTGACGCGGGGACAAATTGTCGGGGTGTTTGATGCTGATGCTCAAGTGCCAACCGATATGCTGCGGCGAGTGTGTCCTAGTTTCCAGCGGGAAGCGGTGGGAGCAGTGCAGATGCGAAAAGCGATCGCAAACGCCTCTCTCAATTTCTGGACGAGGGGCCAGAAGGCAGAAATGGCATTCGACACCTTTCTCCAGCAGCAGCGGATCGCTATTGGCGGTATTGGGGAACTGCGCGGTAACGGTCAGTTTGTCCGCAGAACTGCCCTGGAAAGCTGCGGCGGGTGGAATGAGGAAACTATCACCGACGACTTAGATTTAACCTTCCGGCTACACCTTGACCAGTGGGATATTGATTTTGTCATCTTTCCAGCAGTACAGGAGGAAGGCGTTACAAATGCGATCGCGCTTTGGCATCAGCGCAACCGTTGGGCAGAAGGCGGATACCAACGGTATCTGGACTATTGGCGGCTTTTGGTATCAAACCGTATGGGAACTTTAAAAACCCTTGATTTATTCTCATTTACGATCATTCAATACATCCTCCCCGCGGCCGCCGTACCAGACTGCTTAATGGCTCTTGTCCGGAATCGTCCCCCCGTCCTCGCTCCCATTAGCAGTTTCGCCATCACTCTTCCCCTACTAGGGATTTTCATCGGACTGCGCCGGATTAGTAAACAGGAGAAATTCAGGGCATCCAACTTTTTCGATACCTTAGTCGCTACCCTGCGCGGCGTTTTTTATCTGTTCCACTGGATACTGATCATGGCTAGTACCACCGCCCGGATGTCCGTGCGACCAAAGCGCTTGAAATGGGTCAAAACTGTGCATCATGGCACTGGTGACGAAAGCTTGGAGTTTTAA
- a CDS encoding nucleoside hydrolase, translating into MSKQLVLMDHDGGVDDYLATMLLMTMENVQPLGIIVTPADCYVEPAVSATRKILDLMGCSDVPVAESTVRGINPFPRLFRRDSFVVDHFPILNERETIETPLVKESGQEFMVRMLKEASEPVTLMVTGPLTTVAAALDLDREIESKIKEIVWMGGALNVPGNVSKDIEAGQDGSAEWNAYWDPIGVNRVWQTSIPIMLCPLDLTNNVPVTSEVVRQMGRQRQYPVSDLAGQCYALVIPQDYYFWDVLATAYLAHPEFYEVGEEETMIVTSGKSQGRTKVETGGRKIRVMEKVDKQRFYDYILQQWAR; encoded by the coding sequence ATGTCAAAACAACTCGTATTAATGGATCATGATGGCGGCGTTGATGATTATCTCGCCACGATGCTGCTGATGACGATGGAGAATGTGCAACCACTCGGTATCATCGTCACGCCAGCTGATTGCTATGTTGAACCTGCTGTGAGTGCAACGCGCAAAATTCTAGATTTAATGGGATGTTCTGATGTGCCAGTGGCAGAAAGTACGGTGCGGGGAATTAATCCGTTTCCGCGACTTTTTCGCCGCGATTCTTTCGTTGTAGATCATTTCCCAATTCTCAATGAACGAGAAACAATTGAGACACCTTTGGTGAAAGAATCTGGTCAGGAATTTATGGTACGGATGTTAAAAGAAGCATCAGAACCAGTGACATTAATGGTAACAGGGCCATTGACGACAGTAGCCGCTGCACTAGATTTAGATAGGGAAATTGAATCAAAAATTAAAGAGATTGTCTGGATGGGGGGTGCGCTGAACGTTCCTGGTAATGTTAGCAAAGATATTGAGGCGGGACAGGATGGTTCGGCTGAGTGGAATGCCTATTGGGACCCTATCGGTGTGAATCGAGTTTGGCAGACTTCAATCCCGATTATGTTGTGTCCTTTAGACCTGACAAATAATGTGCCAGTGACATCAGAAGTGGTGCGCCAAATGGGCCGTCAGCGTCAATATCCTGTTTCTGATTTGGCAGGACAATGTTATGCACTGGTTATCCCCCAAGATTATTATTTTTGGGATGTTTTGGCTACAGCATATCTCGCCCATCCGGAGTTTTATGAAGTGGGGGAAGAGGAGACAATGATTGTCACAAGTGGCAAGAGTCAAGGACGAACAAAGGTGGAAACTGGAGGCAGAAAAATTCGCGTTATGGAGAAGGTGGATAAGCAGCGATTTTACGATTATATTTTGCAGCAATGGGCGCGTTAA
- a CDS encoding tetratricopeptide repeat protein: MLKQIWRSLVRWFQRLFGSDNRRKPTPSSFQPETPKPLSDTDYEFLYTQLLEGVTHGWQQPRVLRFFESLGDRGSQAQWVGWLRRFGDRLLASPVPNNELAARMVQLGQMGCGEISDVSYEIGMQLLTRSPARMGQREPVSEPVSEIFEYEEYERTEEAPPENNQPEENPELKTVTLDELFVMLEQDAGLRQQVAEQLQIDTTDPQVIIQALVNQFNAADQENADQPAEEVSQQASDEAEAWLNQGVQQVLAENFPEAIASFERATQLKPDNEEAWYSKGIALSHLGQFEEAIASLDKALQLKHNYPEAWNLRGFALQNLNRYEEAIASLDQALQFKLDDWQSWIGRGNCAANSVSYDPLLASLSQLAQNNPNLNQRGFEGQIACYQEGLKYVTQDSDPVGWGILHQAIGNAHHQKGQRDFMIDPYFHQALAEYQEALKTLTEENFPDAYQAILQDIQQLQLALGETNDDISSPS, translated from the coding sequence ATGTTAAAGCAAATATGGCGATCGCTTGTAAGGTGGTTTCAGCGTTTATTTGGTTCCGACAACAGGCGGAAGCCTACACCGTCTTCGTTTCAACCGGAAACCCCTAAACCCCTGTCCGATACAGATTATGAATTTTTGTATACCCAACTGCTCGAAGGTGTAACGCATGGTTGGCAGCAGCCACGAGTTTTGCGTTTTTTTGAAAGTTTGGGCGATCGCGGCAGCCAAGCCCAATGGGTAGGATGGTTGCGTCGCTTTGGCGATAGATTATTGGCTTCACCTGTGCCAAATAATGAGTTAGCAGCGCGGATGGTGCAGTTGGGTCAGATGGGGTGCGGCGAAATTAGCGATGTTTCCTATGAGATTGGGATGCAGCTATTGACTCGTTCTCCGGCACGAATGGGACAAAGAGAGCCTGTCTCTGAGCCTGTCTCTGAGATATTCGAGTACGAGGAGTACGAGCGCACTGAAGAAGCTCCGCCAGAAAATAACCAGCCAGAGGAAAACCCAGAACTCAAGACAGTCACGTTGGATGAGTTGTTTGTAATGTTAGAGCAGGATGCTGGGTTACGCCAGCAAGTCGCCGAGCAACTGCAAATTGACACAACCGATCCACAAGTGATTATTCAAGCATTGGTTAATCAATTCAATGCTGCCGATCAAGAGAATGCAGACCAACCAGCAGAGGAAGTATCCCAGCAAGCATCAGACGAAGCAGAAGCTTGGTTAAACCAAGGCGTTCAGCAAGTTCTAGCAGAAAATTTTCCAGAAGCGATCGCCAGTTTTGAGAGAGCCACCCAACTTAAACCCGACAACGAGGAAGCTTGGTACAGCAAGGGTATAGCCCTATCGCACTTAGGACAGTTTGAAGAAGCGATCGCTTCTTTAGACAAAGCTCTGCAACTCAAACACAACTATCCCGAAGCCTGGAACCTGCGGGGATTTGCCCTACAAAACTTAAACCGATATGAAGAAGCGATCGCATCTTTAGACCAAGCGCTGCAATTCAAGCTTGACGATTGGCAATCTTGGATAGGTCGCGGCAATTGTGCCGCCAATTCAGTTAGTTATGACCCTCTGTTGGCTTCCTTAAGTCAATTGGCTCAAAACAATCCAAATTTGAACCAGCGCGGCTTTGAAGGGCAAATAGCTTGCTATCAGGAAGGGTTAAAATATGTCACCCAAGACAGCGATCCGGTCGGCTGGGGCATATTACATCAAGCTATCGGCAATGCTCATCATCAGAAAGGGCAGCGAGATTTTATGATCGATCCCTATTTTCACCAAGCTTTAGCCGAATACCAAGAGGCGCTAAAAACCCTTACAGAAGAAAATTTTCCAGATGCGTACCAGGCGATTTTGCAAGACATCCAGCAACTTCAGCTGGCTTTAGGGGAAACAAATGACGATATTTCCTCACCCAGTTAA
- the rsmI gene encoding 16S rRNA (cytidine(1402)-2'-O)-methyltransferase — protein sequence MGKVDSLPIALYVVGTPIGNLEDMTFRAVRILQEVDAIAAEDTRHTGKLLQHFQIKTPQISYHEHNQAQRIPELLQQLKMGKAIALVTDAGMPGISDPGYELVKACIEAEMPVVPIPGCTAVTTALSAAGLPTDRFVFEAFLPAKGADRQQHLESLQTETRTLIFYEAPHRLRQTLQDLAVVLGENRKIVLARELTKLHEEFWRGTIGEAILHYNQREPQGEFTLVVAGGELVTPLLSEEALKAELQQLLYQGISRSQASRQLAKATSIPRRQIYQLALEIPVIPNTEAETIEES from the coding sequence ATGGGAAAAGTAGATAGTCTTCCTATAGCACTTTATGTTGTAGGAACTCCAATTGGCAACCTGGAAGATATGACTTTTCGGGCGGTGCGAATTTTGCAGGAGGTGGATGCGATCGCAGCTGAAGACACGCGCCACACTGGGAAGCTTTTGCAGCATTTTCAGATAAAAACGCCTCAAATTAGCTACCACGAACATAACCAAGCACAGCGCATTCCAGAGTTGTTGCAGCAGTTGAAAATGGGGAAAGCGATCGCGCTGGTCACTGACGCTGGGATGCCAGGAATCTCCGATCCAGGTTACGAACTGGTTAAAGCCTGTATTGAGGCAGAAATGCCCGTAGTTCCTATTCCCGGTTGCACTGCTGTAACAACTGCCCTAAGTGCGGCTGGATTACCTACAGATAGATTTGTATTTGAAGCCTTTTTACCAGCAAAAGGTGCAGACAGGCAACAACATTTAGAAAGTTTACAAACAGAAACCAGAACTCTCATATTTTACGAAGCACCCCACCGACTGCGGCAAACATTGCAAGATTTAGCGGTTGTACTAGGAGAAAACCGGAAAATTGTATTAGCCAGAGAGTTAACAAAGTTGCACGAAGAGTTTTGGCGGGGAACAATTGGGGAAGCAATTCTTCACTATAATCAGCGCGAACCGCAAGGAGAATTTACTCTCGTCGTCGCTGGTGGTGAGTTGGTAACACCGTTGCTGTCAGAAGAGGCGCTAAAAGCAGAATTACAGCAGCTATTGTATCAAGGAATATCGCGATCACAAGCTAGTCGCCAATTAGCAAAAGCCACTTCCATCCCTCGCCGCCAAATCTATCAATTAGCTTTAGAAATTCCGGTTATTCCCAACACCGAAGCGGAAACAATAGAAGAAAGCTAG
- a CDS encoding nucleoside deaminase, with the protein MDEFMTDAIAQAEQGLGEGGIPIGSVLVKDGKIVGRGHNKRVQDSDPVTHAEIDCLRNAGRIGNYKDTTLYSTLMPCYLCAGAVVQFGIKKVIVGESATFSGAKEFMESHGVEVIDLNLDECKQLMSDFIQKNPQLWNEDIGK; encoded by the coding sequence ATGGATGAGTTTATGACAGATGCGATCGCACAAGCAGAACAAGGACTCGGTGAGGGAGGAATTCCCATCGGTTCAGTTCTGGTAAAAGACGGGAAAATTGTCGGTAGAGGACACAACAAGCGCGTCCAAGATAGCGACCCCGTTACCCACGCCGAAATTGATTGCTTACGCAACGCTGGCAGAATCGGCAATTACAAGGATACAACACTTTATTCTACGTTAATGCCTTGTTACCTCTGTGCTGGTGCTGTCGTCCAATTTGGGATTAAAAAAGTTATTGTTGGTGAGTCTGCAACTTTCTCCGGTGCCAAAGAATTTATGGAATCTCATGGCGTTGAGGTGATAGATTTAAACTTGGATGAATGTAAGCAGTTAATGAGCGATTTTATCCAGAAAAATCCGCAGTTGTGGAATGAGGATATTGGAAAGTAA
- a CDS encoding radical SAM protein: MTPLVANYYLTYRCNARCHFCNIWALEPPLEADFNTIQHNLQDLRRLGVKYVDFTGGEPLLRADVGQIYSEAKRQGFWTSMTTNTILYPKKAHEIKGLVDFLNFSLDGADAETHDSSRGVKIFDTLVESVEIAHALGEQPVLNHTVTAQNYPHIDQVGELGQRLGARVWLNPAFTAHDNYNSKKNPTPEIVAAIQASAKKYKNVGYNKAALAFIEAGGNDTKNPRCKAVDAVIAISPDDKLLLPCYHFAQTGVPIDGKLYDLYRQSEEVEQYRKSQGKLSVCEGCTVWCYLIPSFFMGVDKYWWLNQVTYAGEFLARKRFLQRA; the protein is encoded by the coding sequence ATGACTCCTCTGGTTGCTAATTACTACTTGACCTATCGCTGCAACGCTCGCTGCCATTTTTGTAACATCTGGGCGTTAGAACCACCCCTAGAAGCTGACTTCAACACGATTCAACACAATTTACAGGACTTGCGGCGCTTGGGTGTCAAGTATGTAGATTTTACTGGTGGAGAACCACTGCTGCGTGCCGATGTAGGACAGATTTATTCTGAGGCTAAGCGGCAGGGATTCTGGACCAGCATGACGACAAACACAATTCTTTACCCCAAAAAAGCTCATGAAATTAAGGGGTTAGTTGACTTTTTGAATTTCTCCCTGGATGGTGCTGATGCCGAAACTCATGACTCCTCACGGGGGGTGAAGATTTTTGACACTTTGGTGGAGTCGGTGGAAATCGCCCATGCCTTGGGCGAACAACCCGTTCTGAATCACACCGTAACTGCCCAGAACTACCCCCACATCGATCAAGTAGGAGAACTGGGTCAACGTCTGGGTGCCAGGGTATGGCTCAATCCAGCCTTCACCGCTCACGACAACTACAATTCTAAAAAGAATCCCACCCCTGAGATAGTAGCCGCAATTCAAGCAAGTGCTAAGAAATACAAGAATGTTGGGTACAATAAGGCAGCACTGGCTTTTATTGAAGCTGGGGGGAATGATACCAAAAATCCCCGTTGTAAAGCGGTGGATGCTGTAATTGCTATTTCTCCTGACGACAAGCTACTCCTGCCTTGCTATCACTTTGCCCAAACAGGCGTTCCCATTGACGGTAAACTTTACGACCTCTATCGCCAGTCGGAGGAAGTGGAACAATACCGCAAATCTCAGGGCAAGCTGTCGGTCTGTGAAGGCTGCACTGTCTGGTGTTACCTAATACCCAGCTTCTTTATGGGTGTAGACAAGTATTGGTGGTTAAATCAAGTAACATATGCCGGAGAATTCCTGGCCCGAAAACGATTCTTACAACGAGCTTGA